Proteins found in one Angustibacter sp. Root456 genomic segment:
- a CDS encoding MerR family transcriptional regulator yields the protein MTEVDVTSSGDATQQPARRVPEQAQGLLFTDDLPVLPVDAGYRGPTACGAAGITYRQLDYWARTGLVEPSVRGASGSGSQRLYSFRDILVLKIVKRLLDTGVSLQQIRTAVEHLRERGVDDLAQITLMSDGASVYECTSADEVIDLVQGGQGVFGIAVGRVWREVEGELAQLPSERPDDVGADHPHDELSARRRNRAAG from the coding sequence ATGACGGAGGTCGACGTGACCAGCTCAGGCGACGCCACGCAGCAGCCCGCCCGACGCGTGCCCGAGCAGGCGCAGGGCCTGCTGTTCACCGACGACCTGCCGGTGCTGCCCGTCGACGCCGGCTACCGAGGGCCCACAGCGTGCGGCGCGGCGGGGATCACCTACCGTCAGCTCGACTACTGGGCGCGCACCGGGCTCGTCGAGCCGTCGGTGCGCGGCGCGAGCGGCTCCGGCAGCCAGCGGCTGTACAGCTTCCGCGACATCCTCGTGCTGAAGATCGTCAAGCGGCTCCTCGACACCGGCGTCTCGCTGCAGCAGATCCGCACCGCCGTCGAGCACCTGCGCGAGCGCGGCGTCGACGACCTGGCGCAGATCACCCTCATGAGCGACGGTGCGAGCGTCTACGAGTGCACCTCGGCCGACGAGGTCATCGACCTGGTGCAGGGTGGCCAGGGCGTGTTCGGCATCGCCGTCGGGCGCGTGTGGCGCGAGGTCGAGGGAGAGCTCGCCCAGCTGCCCAGCGAGCGCCCGGACGACGTCGGCGCCGACCACCCGCACGACGAGCTCTCGGCGCGCCGGCGCAACCGCGCTGCCGGATAG
- the gcvP gene encoding aminomethyl-transferring glycine dehydrogenase, translating into MTPSSLGAVPFVDRHVGPDGDAVQSMLQVVGYASLEELVTAAVPESIRMGERLGLHDGRSEPEVIAELRELAARNTVATSMIGQGYYGTHVPAVVQRNVLENPAWYTAYTPYQPEISQGRLEALLNFQTVVCDLSGLQTANSSLLDEATAAAEAMTLMRRAAKVGPEAALVVDEDVFVQTHAVIATRAEPLGLDVVRASLAGDDPAAALDAALEGREAFGVIVQYPSASGRVADLTRLIEVVHERGGLVTVAADLLALTLLRAPGEMGADIAVGTSQRFGVPMGFGGPHAGYMAVRAGLERNLPGRLVGVSVDAAGDPAYRLALQTREQHIRREKATSNICTAQVLLAVMASMYAVYHGPEGLAAIARGVHRRAVALAQTLGAIEGVEVVHTEVFDTLLLSVPGRADQVVAAAAARGVNLWRVDDDHVSVSCDETTTDEQLGAVVAAFGGGQGAVSPASDDAIAERVRRTTPFLSHPVFHQHRSETAMLRYLRRLADLDYALDRGMIPLGSCTMKLNATTEMAAVTWPEFSGLHPFAPREQVQGMVELIRQLERWLVEVTGYDAVSLQPNAGSQGELAGLLAIRAYHRARGEGERRVVLIPASAHGTNAASAVMAGLKVVVVKTAAGGDIDMDDLRAQVEAHRDDLAGIMVTYPSTHGVFEDTITELCALVHDAGGQVYVDGANLNALVGLARPGRFGADVSHLNLHKTFCIPHGGGGPGVGPVAVRSHLAPYLPSHPLVDDASPGSSVGPVSAAPFGSASILPISWAYVRLMGGPGLRRATQVAVLSANYVAARLREHYPVLYSGHDGLVAHECILDLREITKRTGITVDDVAKRLIDYGFHAPTMSFPVAGTLMVEPTESEDLVELDRFCEAMIAIKGEIDAVASGTWPADDNPLRGAPHTALSVAGKWEHAYTREEAAYPRGVEARGKYWPPVRRIDGAYGDRHLVCSCPPPEAFED; encoded by the coding sequence ATGACCCCTTCGTCCCTCGGTGCCGTCCCGTTCGTCGACCGGCACGTCGGTCCGGACGGCGACGCCGTCCAGTCCATGCTGCAGGTGGTGGGCTACGCCTCGCTCGAGGAGCTCGTCACCGCTGCGGTGCCGGAGTCGATCCGGATGGGCGAGCGCCTCGGCCTCCACGACGGCCGCAGCGAGCCGGAGGTGATCGCTGAGCTGCGTGAGCTGGCCGCGCGAAACACCGTCGCGACGTCGATGATCGGGCAGGGCTACTACGGCACCCACGTGCCGGCGGTGGTTCAGCGCAACGTGCTCGAGAACCCCGCCTGGTACACGGCCTACACGCCGTACCAGCCGGAGATCTCGCAGGGGCGGCTGGAGGCGCTGCTGAACTTCCAGACCGTCGTCTGCGACCTGTCCGGCCTGCAGACGGCGAACTCCTCGCTGCTCGACGAGGCCACGGCGGCGGCCGAGGCGATGACGTTGATGCGGCGGGCCGCCAAGGTGGGGCCCGAGGCGGCGCTGGTCGTGGACGAGGACGTCTTCGTGCAGACGCACGCCGTCATCGCCACGCGCGCTGAGCCACTCGGCCTCGACGTCGTGCGGGCCTCGTTGGCGGGCGACGACCCCGCAGCCGCGCTGGACGCCGCGCTCGAGGGGCGTGAGGCCTTCGGGGTGATCGTGCAGTACCCCTCGGCGAGCGGTCGGGTCGCCGACCTCACGCGCCTGATCGAGGTCGTGCACGAGCGGGGTGGGTTGGTGACCGTGGCCGCCGATCTGCTCGCGCTCACCCTGCTGCGCGCGCCGGGGGAGATGGGCGCCGACATCGCGGTGGGTACGAGTCAGCGCTTCGGCGTCCCGATGGGCTTCGGCGGACCGCACGCCGGCTACATGGCGGTGCGCGCGGGCCTCGAGCGCAACCTGCCGGGCCGGCTCGTCGGCGTCTCCGTCGACGCCGCCGGGGACCCGGCGTACCGCCTCGCCCTGCAGACCCGAGAGCAGCACATCCGCCGCGAGAAGGCCACGAGCAACATCTGCACCGCGCAGGTGCTGCTGGCGGTGATGGCCTCGATGTACGCCGTCTACCACGGCCCTGAGGGGCTCGCGGCGATCGCCCGCGGGGTGCACCGTCGGGCCGTCGCCTTGGCCCAGACGCTGGGCGCGATCGAGGGCGTCGAGGTCGTGCACACCGAGGTGTTCGACACGCTCCTGCTGTCGGTGCCGGGCCGTGCCGATCAGGTCGTGGCCGCGGCGGCCGCCCGCGGGGTCAACCTGTGGCGGGTCGACGACGATCACGTGAGCGTCAGCTGCGACGAGACCACGACCGATGAGCAGCTCGGCGCCGTCGTGGCCGCTTTCGGAGGCGGACAGGGGGCGGTGAGCCCGGCGTCCGACGACGCCATCGCCGAGCGCGTCCGGCGCACCACGCCGTTCCTCAGCCACCCGGTGTTCCACCAGCACCGCAGCGAGACGGCCATGCTTCGGTACCTGCGCCGCCTGGCTGACCTCGACTACGCGCTCGACCGGGGCATGATCCCGCTCGGCTCGTGCACGATGAAGCTCAACGCGACCACTGAGATGGCGGCCGTGACCTGGCCGGAGTTCTCCGGGCTGCACCCGTTCGCGCCGCGCGAGCAGGTGCAGGGCATGGTCGAGCTCATCCGCCAGCTCGAGCGCTGGCTGGTCGAGGTCACGGGCTACGACGCGGTGTCGCTGCAGCCCAACGCGGGTTCGCAGGGTGAGCTCGCCGGCCTGCTCGCGATCCGCGCCTACCACCGGGCGCGCGGGGAGGGTGAGCGCCGGGTCGTGCTGATCCCGGCCTCGGCCCACGGCACGAACGCCGCGAGCGCGGTGATGGCGGGACTGAAGGTCGTCGTGGTCAAGACCGCAGCAGGCGGCGACATCGACATGGACGACCTGCGCGCCCAGGTCGAGGCGCACCGCGACGACCTCGCGGGGATCATGGTCACCTACCCCTCGACGCACGGCGTGTTCGAGGACACCATCACCGAGCTGTGCGCCCTGGTGCACGACGCAGGCGGACAGGTCTACGTCGACGGCGCGAACCTCAACGCGCTGGTCGGGCTGGCTCGACCGGGCCGGTTCGGTGCCGACGTCTCGCACCTGAACCTGCACAAGACCTTCTGCATCCCACACGGTGGTGGCGGGCCCGGGGTCGGACCGGTGGCGGTGCGCTCGCACCTGGCGCCGTACCTGCCGAGCCACCCCCTCGTCGACGACGCGTCCCCCGGCTCGAGCGTGGGCCCGGTGTCGGCGGCGCCGTTCGGGTCGGCGTCCATCTTGCCGATCAGCTGGGCGTACGTGCGCCTCATGGGTGGGCCCGGCCTGCGTCGGGCGACCCAGGTCGCCGTGCTGTCGGCGAACTACGTGGCCGCGCGCCTGCGCGAGCACTACCCGGTGCTCTACAGCGGACACGATGGCCTGGTGGCGCACGAGTGCATCCTCGACCTGCGCGAGATCACCAAGCGCACGGGCATCACCGTCGACGACGTCGCCAAGCGGCTGATCGACTACGGCTTCCACGCCCCGACGATGTCGTTCCCCGTGGCAGGCACGCTGATGGTCGAGCCCACGGAGAGCGAGGACCTCGTCGAGCTCGACCGCTTCTGCGAGGCGATGATCGCCATCAAGGGTGAGATCGACGCCGTGGCCTCGGGCACCTGGCCGGCCGATGACAACCCCCTGCGCGGCGCCCCGCACACCGCCCTGTCGGTCGCGGGCAAGTGGGAGCACGCGTACACGCGGGAGGAGGCGGCCTACCCCCGCGGGGTCGAGGCGCGCGGCAAGTACTGGCCGCCCGTGCGGCGCATCGACGGCGCGTACGGCGACCGGCACCTCGTGTGCTCCTGCCCGCCGCCCGAGGCGTTTGAGGACTGA
- a CDS encoding snapalysin family zinc-dependent metalloprotease: protein MTSRTRSVRARLLAVAAGLAAGAVVASGAPTTTAATAASTSSAAQSSRHAYTPGSQDDAQNTRLRRQLAQALKAQANQLDATPRSGRQTAAAAVVYYDASNAPSFAYEIAQSASIWNSSVSNVRLVRGYPADLTYYEGSDSRGSYASTDGHGHGYILIDYSQAQRYAPLRIVAHETGHVLGLPDHYSGPCSELMSGGGPGPSCTNPYPNSTERRNVNALWAYGFAARFPTQRSSDKSPALSH, encoded by the coding sequence ATGACATCACGCACCAGGTCAGTACGCGCCCGCCTGCTGGCGGTCGCCGCCGGACTCGCGGCCGGCGCCGTCGTCGCCTCGGGGGCGCCGACGACCACCGCCGCTACCGCCGCGTCGACCTCGTCCGCGGCCCAGTCGTCCCGCCACGCCTACACCCCGGGAAGCCAGGACGACGCGCAGAACACGCGGCTGCGCCGGCAGCTCGCTCAGGCCCTCAAGGCCCAGGCGAACCAGCTGGACGCGACGCCGCGCAGCGGGCGGCAGACCGCGGCGGCCGCCGTCGTGTACTACGACGCCTCGAACGCGCCGTCGTTCGCCTACGAGATCGCGCAGAGCGCCTCGATCTGGAACTCCAGCGTGAGCAACGTGCGCCTGGTGCGGGGCTACCCGGCCGACCTGACCTACTACGAGGGCAGTGACTCACGGGGCTCGTACGCGAGCACCGACGGCCACGGCCACGGCTACATCCTCATCGACTACAGCCAGGCTCAGCGGTACGCCCCACTGCGCATCGTGGCTCACGAGACGGGTCACGTGCTCGGGCTGCCCGACCACTACAGCGGCCCCTGCAGCGAGCTGATGTCCGGCGGTGGCCCCGGCCCGTCGTGCACCAACCCGTACCCGAACAGCACCGAGCGCCGCAACGTCAACGCCTTGTGGGCCTACGGGTTCGCGGCCCGCTTCCCGACCCAGCGCTCCAGCGACAAGAGCCCGGCGCTCAGCCACTGA
- a CDS encoding AAA family ATPase translates to MRLHRLQLEAFGPFATRQVVDFDLLSGDGVFLLHGPTGAGKTSVLDAVCFALFGQLPGARREGRPRLRSDHADATTPPRVVLELTIGGRRLEVTRSPEWQRPKKRGHGTTREPASTDIRELVDGAWRVLVARRSDEAALLLHDLLGMGLEQFTKVVMLPQGEFAAFLRAGAQQRAELLSRLFDIDRYAGVETWLRDERQRLTRLVAAADAERDALVARAQQAALPVVGAVAAVAGSAEEVALADPPGPRLVEALSSAVTAALARARTDAAAARQHAAAASAAWRAGEELSSRLLRRSELLATLMRLDADDDRHRAAVGRLDAARRAQRLAVILPRLADATRAETEAAALVHRRLTALPDSLDGVADAVGAPDPGAHLEHFEALLHERQRELTRLDDARAQDDELHRLDDECSALRQQADDVERTQSELSARLPVRQASLAELRDLQDALLARASLLDAAQQAVDAARAVARAADEVAECARELTEHDERRRVARDHELQAQARLLDVRERRLRGMAAALAAGLAAGASCPVCGSTDHPHLAPTAPGHVDEDQELLAQEVVDAARAAREDAEQAHAVVAQRHAALSTAAAGQSVEAARAAVAARERELVAAEQAAQSLERCRHELQTQQAEHDTDIEARQSAQRRRDELRARLEVLAAHRDEVAASLARLLGGALDLAAARDQVAAQGDALHDLVDAVRDLAFARTRADDLRAAATVAATELGFADLAAAQQAWLDDGSLAALEETVREHERLRADAEAVLATPELRGLDDAALPDLDAQRSAVEQAERCASEALRTVTIAQQAHEALLELTEALREHDDVHRELRARHRHVDELSRCVDGTGGGNVRRMRLSAFVLAARLEEVAVAASERLVAMSDGRYTLAHSDDLAKGGARSGLGLEVVDSWTGVAREPSTLSGGESFIASLALALGLADVVQAEAGGTDIETLFVDEGFGSLDDDALEEVMTVLDGLRSGGRTVGIVSHVSDLRSRIHQQLEVVKTRTGSSVRHRSGDGATQVAS, encoded by the coding sequence ATGAGGCTGCACCGGCTGCAGCTGGAGGCCTTCGGCCCGTTCGCGACCCGGCAGGTCGTCGACTTCGACCTCCTGAGCGGCGACGGGGTGTTCCTGCTCCATGGACCGACCGGCGCCGGCAAGACGAGCGTGCTCGATGCCGTGTGCTTCGCGCTGTTCGGTCAGCTGCCGGGTGCCCGGCGCGAGGGGCGCCCGCGGCTGCGCAGCGACCACGCCGACGCGACCACGCCACCGCGGGTCGTGCTCGAGCTCACGATCGGCGGACGCCGGCTCGAGGTCACGCGCTCCCCGGAGTGGCAGCGGCCGAAGAAGCGGGGGCACGGCACGACGCGCGAGCCGGCCTCCACCGACATCCGCGAGCTGGTCGACGGCGCGTGGCGCGTGCTCGTGGCTCGCCGCAGCGACGAAGCGGCCCTGCTGCTGCATGACCTGCTGGGCATGGGGCTCGAGCAGTTCACCAAGGTGGTGATGCTGCCCCAGGGCGAGTTCGCGGCGTTCTTGCGCGCGGGGGCCCAGCAGCGAGCCGAGCTGCTCAGCCGGCTGTTCGACATCGACCGGTACGCCGGGGTCGAGACCTGGCTGCGTGACGAGCGCCAGCGGCTCACGCGGCTGGTCGCCGCCGCAGACGCCGAACGCGACGCCCTCGTGGCGCGCGCGCAGCAGGCGGCGCTGCCCGTGGTCGGAGCCGTCGCGGCCGTCGCGGGCTCAGCCGAGGAGGTCGCGCTCGCCGACCCGCCCGGGCCCCGGCTGGTCGAGGCGTTGAGCTCGGCGGTCACGGCAGCCCTCGCCCGCGCCCGCACCGACGCGGCGGCCGCGCGGCAGCACGCTGCTGCTGCGAGCGCAGCCTGGCGGGCCGGCGAGGAGCTCAGCAGTCGGCTTCTGCGGCGCAGCGAGCTGCTGGCGACGCTGATGCGGTTGGACGCCGACGACGACCGGCACCGCGCCGCCGTCGGGCGCCTCGACGCGGCGCGGCGAGCGCAGCGACTGGCCGTGATCCTGCCGCGGCTCGCGGACGCGACCCGCGCCGAGACCGAGGCCGCCGCGCTGGTCCACCGGCGACTGACGGCCCTGCCGGACTCCCTCGACGGCGTCGCGGACGCCGTCGGCGCCCCGGACCCGGGCGCCCACCTCGAGCACTTCGAGGCCCTGCTCCACGAGCGTCAGCGTGAGCTCACGCGACTCGACGACGCCCGAGCGCAGGACGACGAGCTGCACCGCCTGGACGACGAGTGCTCGGCGTTGCGTCAGCAGGCCGACGACGTCGAGCGGACGCAGAGCGAGCTGTCCGCACGTCTGCCGGTGCGCCAGGCGTCGCTGGCCGAGCTCCGCGACCTGCAGGACGCCCTGCTCGCTCGGGCGTCCCTGCTCGACGCCGCCCAGCAGGCCGTCGACGCCGCCCGCGCTGTGGCACGCGCCGCCGACGAGGTCGCGGAGTGCGCCCGAGAGCTGACCGAGCACGACGAGCGGCGACGAGTGGCCCGCGACCACGAGCTGCAGGCTCAGGCCCGGCTGCTCGACGTCCGCGAGCGCAGGCTGCGCGGGATGGCCGCTGCCCTGGCGGCGGGACTCGCTGCGGGCGCATCGTGCCCCGTGTGCGGCAGCACCGACCATCCACACCTCGCACCCACCGCGCCCGGACACGTCGACGAGGATCAGGAGCTCCTCGCGCAGGAGGTGGTCGATGCTGCCCGCGCTGCGCGCGAGGACGCCGAGCAGGCGCACGCCGTCGTGGCCCAGCGGCACGCGGCGCTCAGCACGGCGGCGGCCGGTCAGTCGGTGGAGGCCGCTCGGGCGGCCGTGGCCGCACGCGAGCGCGAGCTCGTCGCGGCCGAGCAGGCCGCCCAGTCGCTGGAGCGGTGCCGTCACGAGCTCCAGACCCAGCAGGCCGAGCACGACACCGACATCGAGGCCCGGCAGAGCGCGCAGCGCCGCCGAGACGAGCTGCGGGCCCGGCTGGAGGTGCTGGCTGCTCACCGAGACGAGGTGGCCGCCTCGCTCGCGCGCCTGCTGGGCGGGGCCCTCGACCTCGCGGCGGCGCGCGACCAGGTGGCGGCGCAGGGCGATGCGCTCCACGACCTGGTCGACGCGGTCCGCGACCTCGCGTTCGCCCGCACCAGAGCGGACGACCTGCGTGCCGCCGCCACCGTCGCGGCGACCGAGCTCGGCTTCGCCGACCTGGCGGCGGCCCAGCAGGCGTGGCTTGACGACGGCTCCCTCGCGGCCCTGGAGGAGACGGTGCGCGAGCACGAGCGGCTGCGCGCCGATGCCGAGGCGGTGCTGGCCACGCCCGAGCTGCGCGGCCTCGACGACGCGGCGCTGCCTGACCTGGACGCGCAGCGGTCAGCCGTCGAACAGGCCGAGCGGTGCGCGAGCGAGGCGCTGCGCACCGTGACCATCGCCCAACAGGCGCACGAGGCCCTGCTGGAGCTCACCGAGGCGCTGCGCGAGCACGACGACGTCCACCGCGAGCTGCGGGCCAGACACCGGCACGTCGACGAGCTGTCGCGCTGCGTCGACGGCACCGGGGGCGGCAACGTACGGCGCATGCGGCTGTCGGCCTTCGTGCTGGCCGCGCGGCTGGAGGAGGTGGCGGTGGCGGCCAGCGAGCGGCTGGTCGCCATGTCCGACGGTCGCTACACCCTCGCCCACAGCGACGACCTCGCCAAGGGCGGCGCGCGCAGCGGCCTCGGCCTGGAGGTCGTCGACAGCTGGACCGGTGTCGCCCGTGAGCCGTCGACGCTGTCGGGCGGCGAGTCGTTCATCGCCTCCCTCGCGCTGGCGCTGGGGCTGGCGGACGTCGTGCAGGCCGAGGCCGGCGGCACCGACATCGAGACGCTGTTCGTCGACGAGGGCTTCGGTTCCCTCGACGACGACGCGCTCGAAGAGGTCATGACGGTGCTCGACGGGCTGCGCAGCGGCGGGCGCACCGTCGGCATCGTCAGTCACGTCAGCGACCTGCGCTCGCGCATCCACCAGCAGCTGGAGGTCGTGAAGACGCGCACCGGCTCCAGCGTCCGCCACCGCAGCGGCGACGGCGCGACGCAGGTGGCTTCATGA
- a CDS encoding exonuclease SbcCD subunit D has protein sequence MRILHTSDWHLGRSFHRVGMLEHQAVFLDHLVEVVRSERVDVVVVAGDVYDRALPSVDTVGVLDDALARLTATGARLVVSSGNHDSAQRLGFGGAVLERGGVHLRTRLADLDRPVLLADSHGPVAVYALPYLEPALAAEHLACQRGHEAVLTAAMERVRADLARRGGVRSVVAAHAFVVGGQASESERDISVGGVGSVPASVFDGVDYAALGHLHGRQQISDTVRYSGSPLAYSFGEASHRKGCWLVDLGPRGAESVTPVEAPVPRRLHVLRGELDDLLRDPRHAPAESGWCHVTLTDTARPRHAMEQLRARYPHTLVLAFEPQGAVTDDRTYAGRVRGCEPVDVCCAFVAHVREQPHAAADRALLTEALDGARVVAAERPATGAPGAERADDAMGAA, from the coding sequence GTGCGCATCCTCCACACCTCCGACTGGCACCTCGGGCGCAGCTTTCACCGCGTCGGGATGCTGGAGCACCAGGCGGTCTTTCTCGACCACCTGGTCGAGGTGGTGCGCAGCGAGCGGGTCGACGTCGTGGTGGTCGCAGGTGACGTCTACGACCGGGCGCTGCCGTCGGTCGACACCGTGGGGGTGCTCGACGACGCGCTCGCCCGGCTCACCGCCACCGGAGCGCGTCTGGTGGTCAGCAGCGGCAACCACGACTCGGCGCAGCGGCTCGGATTCGGTGGTGCCGTCCTCGAGCGCGGCGGGGTGCACCTGCGCACCCGCCTCGCCGACCTCGACCGGCCGGTGCTGCTCGCCGACTCCCACGGCCCGGTGGCCGTGTACGCGCTCCCGTACCTCGAGCCCGCGTTGGCAGCCGAGCACCTGGCCTGCCAGCGCGGTCACGAGGCGGTGCTCACCGCCGCGATGGAGCGCGTGCGGGCCGATCTGGCGCGGCGGGGCGGCGTGCGGTCGGTCGTGGCGGCCCACGCCTTCGTGGTGGGCGGCCAGGCGAGCGAGTCCGAGCGCGACATCAGCGTCGGTGGTGTGGGGTCGGTGCCGGCGTCCGTCTTCGACGGCGTCGACTACGCGGCGCTCGGGCACCTGCACGGCCGCCAGCAGATCAGCGACACGGTGCGCTACAGCGGCTCACCACTGGCGTACTCGTTCGGCGAGGCGTCGCATCGCAAGGGCTGCTGGTTGGTCGACCTCGGGCCGCGCGGGGCGGAGTCGGTGACGCCGGTCGAGGCCCCCGTACCCCGGCGGCTGCACGTGCTGCGCGGCGAGCTCGACGACCTGCTGCGCGACCCCCGGCACGCACCGGCCGAGAGCGGCTGGTGCCACGTCACCCTCACCGACACCGCTCGTCCCCGTCACGCCATGGAGCAGCTGCGCGCTCGGTACCCGCACACGCTGGTGCTCGCCTTCGAACCGCAGGGCGCAGTGACCGACGACCGCACCTACGCGGGGCGTGTGCGTGGCTGTGAGCCGGTCGACGTCTGCTGCGCGTTCGTGGCGCACGTCCGCGAGCAGCCCCACGCCGCCGCTGACCGAGCGCTGCTGACCGAGGCGCTCGACGGCGCCCGGGTCGTCGCGGCTGAGCGACCCGCGACCGGCGCGCCCGGCGCGGAGCGGGCCGACGACGCGATGGGCGCCGCATGA
- a CDS encoding glutamate-cysteine ligase family protein, with protein MGDEVAGVSFTREQRQRYREKVRQCLDVFERMLTERSFEFERPLTGLEIELNLVDADFSPAMGNAAVLKSIADPAYQTELGQFNIELNVPPRPLPGDSALELEESLRASLNAAEAKANDVGAHIVMIGILPTIMPEHFHTEWMSANPRYAALNESIFAARGEDLLLDIASPTSAERVTAYADTIAPEAACTSVQLHLQVSPQDFAANWNAAQTLLGPQVALGANSPFLFGKQLWAETRTELFLQATDTRSVELKNQGVRPRVFFGERWITSIFDLFEENVRYFPALLPEVSDEDPVAVLDDGGAPRMQELRLHNGTVYRWNRPVYDIVEGRPHLRVENRVLPAGPTVVDVLANSAFYYGAMRVLSEEDRPVWTKMSFATAEANFTECARRGLPASVYWPGFGEIPVEELVLRHLLPMAHEGLSRWGVSQQVRDRYLGVIEARCKTGRNGAEWQVSTVRALEARGRTRLDALREMLALYSERMHGNEPVHTWDVPGE; from the coding sequence ATGGGCGACGAGGTGGCCGGCGTCAGCTTCACGCGCGAGCAACGGCAGCGGTACCGCGAGAAGGTCAGGCAGTGCCTCGACGTCTTCGAGCGCATGCTGACCGAACGCAGCTTCGAGTTCGAGCGTCCCCTCACCGGCCTCGAGATCGAGCTCAACCTGGTGGACGCGGACTTCTCACCCGCCATGGGCAACGCCGCAGTGCTCAAGAGCATCGCTGACCCGGCCTACCAGACCGAGCTCGGGCAGTTCAACATCGAGCTGAACGTCCCGCCTCGCCCGCTGCCGGGGGACTCCGCCCTCGAGCTCGAGGAGTCGTTGCGCGCCAGCCTCAACGCTGCAGAGGCCAAGGCCAACGACGTGGGTGCGCACATCGTGATGATCGGCATCCTCCCGACGATCATGCCCGAGCACTTCCACACCGAGTGGATGAGCGCGAACCCCCGCTACGCCGCGCTCAACGAGTCGATCTTCGCCGCCCGCGGCGAGGACCTCCTGCTCGACATCGCGTCCCCGACGAGCGCCGAGCGCGTCACCGCGTACGCCGACACCATCGCCCCCGAGGCGGCCTGCACGTCCGTGCAGCTGCACCTGCAGGTCAGCCCGCAGGACTTCGCCGCGAACTGGAACGCCGCCCAGACCCTGCTCGGCCCGCAGGTGGCGTTGGGGGCCAACTCGCCGTTCCTGTTCGGCAAACAGCTGTGGGCCGAGACGCGCACCGAGCTGTTCCTGCAGGCCACCGACACCCGATCGGTGGAGCTGAAGAACCAGGGCGTGCGTCCCCGCGTGTTCTTCGGCGAGCGCTGGATCACCTCGATCTTCGACCTGTTCGAGGAGAACGTGCGGTACTTCCCGGCGCTGCTGCCCGAGGTCTCCGACGAGGACCCCGTCGCCGTGCTGGACGACGGCGGCGCGCCGCGCATGCAGGAGCTTCGCCTGCACAACGGCACGGTCTACCGCTGGAACCGGCCCGTCTACGACATCGTCGAGGGCCGGCCCCACCTGCGGGTCGAGAACCGCGTGCTGCCGGCGGGCCCGACCGTCGTCGACGTGCTGGCGAACTCGGCCTTCTACTACGGGGCCATGCGGGTGCTGTCGGAGGAGGACCGCCCGGTGTGGACCAAGATGAGCTTCGCCACGGCGGAGGCGAACTTCACCGAGTGCGCTCGCCGGGGCCTGCCGGCGTCCGTCTACTGGCCCGGGTTCGGCGAGATCCCGGTCGAGGAGCTGGTGCTGCGCCACCTCCTGCCGATGGCCCACGAGGGCCTGTCCAGGTGGGGCGTCTCGCAGCAGGTCCGAGACCGTTACCTCGGAGTGATCGAGGCGCGGTGCAAGACCGGCCGCAACGGCGCGGAGTGGCAGGTCTCGACGGTGCGCGCCCTGGAGGCGCGCGGCCGCACGCGACTGGACGCGCTGCGCGAGATGCTCGCGCTGTACTCCGAGCGCATGCACGGCAACGAGCCGGTGCACACCTGGGACGTGCCGGGGGAGTAG
- a CDS encoding RES domain-containing protein: MSARDVSAQLPPPDDLRGFPVRRLAPDAPVFRAHQARRSPWWFSSSGGRFDLSEPRGTCYVASSALVAVRERLGPVLAARSTLPAGALDGVVVSRLTLARPPTAAQEHRGERALRLANVRTAAAADFGVTRELESMTPYDVPVRWAAAFDAAGFDGVWYGPRFSPGAAGAVAAFGPAGQDDARAVDPEPVPVTQVAGVPAVVEPPRRRDLLVIEPPRGRVSRSR, encoded by the coding sequence GTGAGCGCTCGCGACGTCTCGGCTCAGCTCCCACCGCCCGACGACCTTCGGGGATTTCCCGTGCGACGGCTGGCGCCGGACGCCCCGGTGTTCCGGGCTCACCAGGCCAGGCGATCGCCCTGGTGGTTCTCCAGCAGTGGGGGACGTTTCGACCTGAGCGAGCCGCGCGGCACCTGCTACGTGGCGTCGTCCGCGCTGGTCGCGGTGCGCGAGCGCTTGGGGCCGGTGCTGGCTGCGCGCTCGACCCTGCCTGCCGGCGCGCTCGACGGCGTCGTGGTGTCGCGCCTCACGCTCGCGCGGCCGCCGACCGCGGCCCAGGAGCACCGGGGGGAGCGGGCGCTGCGGTTGGCGAACGTCCGCACCGCCGCGGCGGCGGATTTCGGCGTCACCCGAGAGCTGGAGTCCATGACGCCGTACGACGTGCCGGTGCGTTGGGCTGCGGCGTTCGACGCGGCGGGCTTCGACGGCGTCTGGTACGGCCCCCGGTTCAGCCCCGGTGCAGCCGGCGCGGTGGCGGCGTTCGGGCCGGCGGGCCAGGACGACGCGCGCGCCGTCGATCCCGAGCCGGTGCCGGTGACCCAGGTGGCCGGCGTACCAGCCGTCGTCGAGCCACCGAGGCGGCGCGACCTGTTGGTCATCGAGCCACCCCGCGGCCGGGTCAGTCGCTCTCGATGA